In the genome of Oscillospiraceae bacterium, the window TCCGGACGGGCCGCTCCGAAGAAATCAGGACGCCGGCTTTTTTTACAGTCGGCGTATAGTGTGAAATTGGGAACGATGAGTATGTCCCCCGCAGTATTATCGGATCCGGTATTCATTTTTCCTATTGGAAGATTCATTTTATCTGCTTCGTCGCGGAATATTCTGAGCTTTATTATCCTGTCGCATAATATTTCAGCTTCGCGTGGGGTGTCTCCGACGGCGATGCCGAGAAGCACGAGCATCCCCCTGCCGATTTTTGCGTGGAACGCGCCGTTCGACGTCATCGAGCATTCGGAGACACATTGTATGACAGCCTTCATCCGAAGTTATTTCCGGTCCTTTCCATTATTATATGGTATATTTGATTATAATATTTGTCACGAGCAACAAGACAGTTTGAACTTGGCCGCCGGTTTTCAGCCTCGTGCGACTTCTATAATATCCTTGATTTTTTTCACGCGGGAAATTATGCTTTGAAAATGTTCTGTGTTTTTTGTTCTTATGCACAATGAAAGCGTTATAACGCCATCGCTTCTGGCACGGGAATTAATCGAAAGCACATTGACATGCATATCAGCGAGCGCGCCTGATATATCCGCGAGAATTGTAACCGTATTGTTTGCGATGATATTCAGTATTGCGTCAAAGCCTGAGTCGGTTTCTCCCGTTTTTAAAATCCATTCGGCGTTGAACCATCTGTCCTTTGTTTCCGGGTTTTTAAGCCCGGCTATCGTATTATGGCAATCGTATTTATGGATAGATATACCGAAGCCGCGTGTCATAAAACCAACTATCCTGTCGCCGGGAAGCGGATTGCAGCATTTGGCATATTTAATCTGAAAGCCGTCCATTCCTTCGATAAACACACGCTCTCCAGACGGCTTCACCGGAGGGTGTGATGTGTCGGAAATATTGGCAAACGGCGCGTCAGCGACGGCGGGCGAGGCAAGCTTCGAAAGCTCGTCCCGTATTCTTTCCGTTATTTTCTGAAGCGATATACCGCCATAACCGAGTGAGTTGTAAAAATCGTCTATATTCGCGAGACCGTAGCGTTTCGAGAATGAAATAATCAGCTCCTGCTTTTGATCCTCGGTGATGTTTCGCGGTGCGTGCGCTAATTCCCTGTCTATTTCGGCTTTTGCAATGGCGATGTTTTCGGCGCGGCGTTCTTTTTTAAACCATTGACGTATCTTATTGCGGGCTTCTCCTGTTTTTACAAGCTTAATCCAGTCGCGGCTGGGTCCCTTCGAAGCGGCGGAGGTCAGAACCTCCACAATTTGTCCGGTCTGAAGCGGGGTATCTATCGGAGCGATCATTCCATTTATTTTTACGCCGACCATCTTGTTGCCTATTGCGGAATGTATCGCGTATGCGAAATCAATACCGTTGGCTCCGCTTGGCAGATTCACTACGTCGCCCTTAGGCGTAAACACAAAGGTCTCGTCTTCAAAAAGATCGATCTTGAGCGGACGCAGAAATTCATCCGGGTCTGTCTCGTCGCGTTCGGTTTCAAGCAGGGTGCGAATCCATTCGAGCTTTTTATCAAGCGAATCACGCGAGCCGGCTGAGCCCATCTTGTATTTCCAATGAGCTGCGATGCCGTATTCTGCGATAGCATGCATTTCCCATGTGCGTATCTGAACCTCAAACGGTATACCGTCGCGCCCGATTACCGTGGTGTGCAGCGAACGATAGCCATTCGGCTTCGGCGTTGAAATGTAATCTTTAAATCTGCCGGGAATCGAATTGAAGGTTTCGTGAATCATGCCAAGCACTGTATAGCATTCCATCTCGGTATCAACGAGTATCCTTATGGCGTAGAAGTCATATATTTCGTTGAAATCCTTGTTCTGGGTATACATTTTTTTATAAATGCTGTAAATGGATTTGACTCGGCCTTCAATGGCAAATTTGATATTCTGAGCTTTAAGGTTCTCTGTGATTATTTCCTGCGCGTGATCAAGAAAATTCTTGTTTGCGCCGTATTTCCGGTCTATGTCGCGCTTTACTTCCTCGTATCCGATGGGATCAAGATACTGCATTCCGAGAACTTCAAGCTCTGACTTTATCTTCTGCATTCCCAAGCGGTGAGCAAGAGGAGCATATACGTGCATGGTCTCAAGTGCGATAAGCCTTTGCTTATCCTCACGGTGAGAGCTGAGCGTTCGCATATTATGCAACCGATCACATAGCTTTATGAAAATAACGCGAACATCCTTCGACATAGCAAGAAACATTTTTCTCAGATTCTCAACCTGCTGTTCAGCTTTGTCGGCGTATTGGATTGAAACAAGCTTTGTAAGGCCGTCAACGAGTATATAAACGTCTTCGCCAAATTCCTCGCGTATTTTTTCGGGCGTAACCTTGTCTGGACAGTCCTCTATCGTGTCATGCAGAAGCGCGGCGCAAATCGAATCCGTGTCGAGCTCAAGCGAAGCCACAAGCTCCGCGACAGCCACCGGATGACAGATATATTCTTCGCCGGATTTGCGGTATTGGCCGCAGTGACATATTTTTGCAAAATTATATGCTTTGGATATTTTTTCAAAATCGTAATTATATCCCGTAGCCGCGAGCATTGCCATAAGCTCGGTAATATCCGAATGCTTGTCGCCAGAATCGGCCGAAGCTTCTGTCATATCGTATTTATCAGTATTGTCAGATGTCATTTGTCTCGTTTATTTCTGTTTCAAACTGCAGCCGACGCATCAGCTCAGACTTTTCAAGATTGATTTTTTGTCTTGAAGCGGAAGGCGAAGGAGGCAGCAGCATAATCTCCTGAATCATCGGAAAGCCCTTTGACGGATCCTTCCGGCGGAGAATCAGCTCCATTTCTTCAAATATATCAATTATTAACAACATTTTAAGAATATCCGTGCGTTCCGTGCTGTCAGCGGAAATTATCTTCATCATTGCGTTGATGTCTACCGGCACGAACGATGATTCTTTATCGTAATAAAACGCCTCGGTTGAAAGCAGACACATATCACACAGCTTTCTCCTTATATAGAGAAACGCTCGTTTGAAATCCTCGCGAACAGGAATCATATCACCGGCAATCCTCACGGAATTCCCGGAGCATATGCATTGATACTGCAGCAAGCGCTTTTGAACAAGCTCGACCGCCTGACGGGAAGGACGTATATCGCGCACGGTAAGCTGTACATTTTTATTGGTTCGGAAAACGTTTATATCCATGTTACAGATAATATCCACTCTGTCGCCGGGAAAATACGCAAAAGAACACGCCGGAACGCCAAAATACAGCGCAGGTACGGAAAGCTCATCCTTTACAAGCGTCAGTTTTGTATGGCGGTTGTCTCCTATAGAAATAACTTCTGTTATGAGAAACTCTGATATCAGAAAAAGCGGCACCGGATTGTTCAATCCGAACGGCTCAAGCTGGAGTATTTCCGATGCTGCTTTTAAATTAATATCAGATTTATACAGCTCGCAATCGGCATATATATGCTCGGCAAGATCTTCCTTTGTCAAATGAGTATGCGCATATTCGTTCAGACGCCGTTTCAGTTCAGGCAGCTTTTCGCGCTGGACGGAAAGCCCGGCAGCCATTTCATGTCCTCCGAATTTAATAAGACAATCCGATGCCGAAGCAAGCGCTTCAACAAGATTGAGCCCTTTTATGCTGCGTCCACTGCCTTTTCCCATATCGTATTCTTCCGGGGTGTCGGCATCTTCTCCCGCAAACGACACAAGTATGCATGGAAGATGGTATTTTTCACATATACGCGAAGCAACTATACCTATAACACCGTGATGCCATTTATTGCTTTGAACGATAATAAACAGGTCATGTTCAAAATCGTGATCTTTTTCAATTATAGCCTCGACTTCGTTGAGAATC includes:
- a CDS encoding bifunctional (p)ppGpp synthetase/guanosine-3',5'-bis(diphosphate) 3'-pyrophosphohydrolase, with the translated sequence MTSDNTDKYDMTEASADSGDKHSDITELMAMLAATGYNYDFEKISKAYNFAKICHCGQYRKSGEEYICHPVAVAELVASLELDTDSICAALLHDTIEDCPDKVTPEKIREEFGEDVYILVDGLTKLVSIQYADKAEQQVENLRKMFLAMSKDVRVIFIKLCDRLHNMRTLSSHREDKQRLIALETMHVYAPLAHRLGMQKIKSELEVLGMQYLDPIGYEEVKRDIDRKYGANKNFLDHAQEIITENLKAQNIKFAIEGRVKSIYSIYKKMYTQNKDFNEIYDFYAIRILVDTEMECYTVLGMIHETFNSIPGRFKDYISTPKPNGYRSLHTTVIGRDGIPFEVQIRTWEMHAIAEYGIAAHWKYKMGSAGSRDSLDKKLEWIRTLLETERDETDPDEFLRPLKIDLFEDETFVFTPKGDVVNLPSGANGIDFAYAIHSAIGNKMVGVKINGMIAPIDTPLQTGQIVEVLTSAASKGPSRDWIKLVKTGEARNKIRQWFKKERRAENIAIAKAEIDRELAHAPRNITEDQKQELIISFSKRYGLANIDDFYNSLGYGGISLQKITERIRDELSKLASPAVADAPFANISDTSHPPVKPSGERVFIEGMDGFQIKYAKCCNPLPGDRIVGFMTRGFGISIHKYDCHNTIAGLKNPETKDRWFNAEWILKTGETDSGFDAILNIIANNTVTILADISGALADMHVNVLSINSRARSDGVITLSLCIRTKNTEHFQSIISRVKKIKDIIEVARG
- the dtd gene encoding D-aminoacyl-tRNA deacylase produces the protein MKAVIQCVSECSMTSNGAFHAKIGRGMLVLLGIAVGDTPREAEILCDRIIKLRIFRDEADKMNLPIGKMNTGSDNTAGDILIVPNFTLYADCKKSRRPDFFGAARPEAAKPLFDYFTFCLGDYAKSFAFREGGGTARVLTGVFGADMKITLTNDGPVTIILDTEELC
- the recJ gene encoding single-stranded-DNA-specific exonuclease RecJ — protein: MRGKPPAEWVIPKPQTVKAAALAAECGFSPLMARLLVARGADTPEKAKKLLDKSSALLHDPFLLDDMDKACKCIISAVRAKMKIIIFGDYDVDGVTSSVIVCQYLRSLGAKVNVYIPERITEGYGLNPDAVRSFAVDDVGLIITVDSGITANEEIALAKSLGINVVITDHHTCRLPLPDADAVVNPKRPDSKYPFPELAGVGVAFKLLCALDSSFFSMDIGISTDKICNLFCDLIAIGTIADVMPIADENRLLVTAGLEQAENTKNIGLEALIAEVGFESSANGRMRRKKLSSTHIGFVIAPRINACGRIGSAMRAVELFLTDSRGAARVIAAELCATNRQRQLYENEILNEVEAIIEKDHDFEHDLFIIVQSNKWHHGVIGIVASRICEKYHLPCILVSFAGEDADTPEEYDMGKGSGRSIKGLNLVEALASASDCLIKFGGHEMAAGLSVQREKLPELKRRLNEYAHTHLTKEDLAEHIYADCELYKSDINLKAASEILQLEPFGLNNPVPLFLISEFLITEVISIGDNRHTKLTLVKDELSVPALYFGVPACSFAYFPGDRVDIICNMDINVFRTNKNVQLTVRDIRPSRQAVELVQKRLLQYQCICSGNSVRIAGDMIPVREDFKRAFLYIRRKLCDMCLLSTEAFYYDKESSFVPVDINAMMKIISADSTERTDILKMLLIIDIFEEMELILRRKDPSKGFPMIQEIMLLPPSPSASRQKINLEKSELMRRLQFETEINETNDI